From one Triticum aestivum cultivar Chinese Spring chromosome 4B, IWGSC CS RefSeq v2.1, whole genome shotgun sequence genomic stretch:
- the LOC123091335 gene encoding uncharacterized protein, with product MNRVVDRYIHASHYTIWICNFASKQASYLASSTMDEFTFPTVPGGQCKLAPFPPPWFVAAVAEEEEGDDGSGGGGAPWGRDEKMDMLWEDFNEELARAPPVCPLSPVSKGGGLMAMTMMKEAEWFYSDGDGDGDDGGVIEARKRTGSGRHMVVRRRRWSLLLMLRLLKKLFLVKKSRNGRTAPI from the coding sequence ATGAATCGAGTGGTCGACAGATACATACACGCTAGCCACTACACCATATGGATTTGCAACTTTGCAAGCAAGCAAGCTAGCTATCTAGCTAGCTCCACCATGGATGAGTTCACTTTCCCCACTGTCCCGGGAGGGCAGTGCAAGCTCGCGCCGTTCCCTCCGCCGTGGTTCGTCGCCGCCgtcgcagaggaggaggagggggacgacggcagcggcggcggcggcgcgccgtgGGGTCGCGACGAGAAGATGGACATGCTGTGGGAGGACTTCAACGAAGAGCTGGCGCGCGCGCCGCCGGTGTGCCCTCTGAGCCCCGTGAGCAAGGGGGGCGGGCTGATggcgatgacgatgatgaaggAGGCCGAGTGGTTCtacagcgacggcgacggcgacggcgatgacggTGGTGTCATCGAGGCGAGGAAGCGTACTGGCAGTGGCAGGCACATGGTGGTCCGGCGCCGGAGGTGGAGCCTGCTGCTGATGCTCAGGTTGCTCAAGAAGCTCTTCCTGGTGAAGAAGTCCAGGAACGGGAGAACCGCGCCAATCTGA
- the LOC123091333 gene encoding B3 domain-containing protein Os11g0197600, which translates to MVGNRRRELQERDRRRRELLDSARREEHQRESREAAAAAAMAAADNEKGKGKEQENGGEGGKFGQQFARVFLPQLYGERLKIPPSFNQYLQGQPTGVVSLKGQSGNKWLVELASDNEGLFFVKGWKEFVRDHSIEMGHFLTFRYDGRSQFSVVIFDGMCIEKPSAFHAKPCKNLVVKIESGKGDMDINAADPSQVSAAPLEESNGTTRKRVTEMDADGSTSKNRSSILENGMPEASAVTCNVAPTSLNVDMNAADPPEAVVVPLEESNQTTRKRIREINANDSALQKSLRVREIDANDSALQKSSRVREIDANDSALQKSSRVREIDANDSALHKSSRVREIDANDSALHKSSRVGEIDANDSALHKSSWVREIDANDSALQKSSMVREIDANDWALQKSSRVREIDANDSSLKKSSGLREIDANDSSLKKSSGLREIDANDSALQKSSIASDKDKKRCPAASVGTYKSASTSLDSTEDSDSSSSMLEQSISCIKSELTSPIRLGVSKDVARCGQNSATGKRQLRVLSQRRLVTEIQKDNALLRAKQFKSKNPFCLQIMKESYVYVGFFLNLPCEFVRECLPRAHRKLKLWNPQGKSWDVNYVYYSERCVGGLSGGWGKFSLDNNLEKFDVCVFELFSKDNIKVHIYRVVPEITPFLPGPGKK; encoded by the exons ATGGTGGGGAACAGGCGGCGGGAGCTGCAGGAGAGGGACAGGAGGCGGCGGGAGCTGCTGGACAGCGCGCGGCGGGAGGAGCACCAGCGGGAgagcagggaggcggcggcggcggccgccatggcggcggcggacaacgagaaggggaaggggaaggagcAGGAGAATGGCGGAGAGGGCGGCAAGTTCGGCCAGCAATTCGCCAGGGTGTTCCTGCCGCAGCTTTACGGGGAGAGATTG AAAATTCCACCATCATTCAACCAGTACCTTCAGGGTCAGCCTACTGGAGTGGTTTCCCTAAAAGGTCAAAGTGGCAACAAATGGCTTGTAGAGCTGGCTTCAGACAATGAAGGATTGTTCTTTGTGAAGGGATGGAAGGAATTTGTCAGAGACCATTCGATTGAGATGGGTCACTTCTTAACATTCCGTTATGATGGACGCTCACAATTCTCAGTGGTTATCTTTGATGGAATGTGCATTGAGAAGCCTTCAGCTTTTCATGCTAAGCCTTGCAAGAATCTGGTTGTTAAAATAGAAAGTGGTAAAGGGGACATGGACATCAATGCAGCTGATCCATCACAAGTATCGGCTGCCCCCTTGGAGGAGAGTAATGGAACCACTAGGAAGAGGGTTACAGAAATGGATGCAGATGGCTCTACATCGAAGAACCGCTCTAGTATCTTGGAAAACGGTATGCCTGAAGCTTCGGCTGTTACATGTAACGTGGCACCGACGAGCCTTAACGTGGACATGAATGCAGCTGACCCACCAGAGGCAGTGGTTGTTCCCTTAGAAGAGAGCAACCAAACCACTAGGAAGAGGATTAGAGAAATCAATGCAAATGACTCTGCATTGCAGAAGTCCTTGAGGGTTAGAGAAATCGATGCAAATGACTCTGCATTGCAGAAGTCCTCGAGGGTTAGAGAAATCGATGCAAATGACTCTGCATTGCAGAAGTCCTCGAGGGTTAGAGAAATCGATGCAAATGACTCTGCATTGCACAAGTCCTCGAGGGTTAGAGAAATCGATGCAAATGACTCTGCATTGCACAAGTCCTCGAGGGTTGGAGAAATCGATGCAAATGACTCTGCATTGCACAAGTCCTCGTGGGTTAGAGAAATCGATGCAAATGACTCTGCATTGCAGAAGTCCTCGATGGTTAGAGAAATCGATGCAAATGACTGGGCATTGCAGAAGTCCTCGAGGGTTAGAGAAATCGATGCAAATGACTCTTCGTTGAAGAAGTCCTCAGGGCTTAGAGAAATCGATGCAAATGACTCTTCGTTGAAGAAGTCCTCAGGGCTTAGAGAAATCGATGCAAATGACTCTGCATTGCAGAAGTCCTCTATCGCCTCAGACAAGGATAAGAAGAGGTGTCCTGCAGCTTCAGTCGGTACTTACAAGTCAGCTTCAACAAGTCTTGACAGTACTGAAG ATTCTGATTCCTCAAGCAGCATGTTAGAACAAAGTATCTCTTGCATCAAGTCTGAATTGACATCACCCATTCGGCTCGGAGTGAGTAAGGATGTTGCTAGATGTGGTCAAA ATAGCGCGACGGGTAAGAGACAACTAAGAGTACTATCACAAAGGCGACTGGTAACTGAAATACAGAAGGACAATGCTCTGCTAAGGGCAAAACAATTTAAATCCAAGAATCCTTTCTGTCTTCAGATAATGAAGGAGTCTTATGTATATGTGGGATTTTTCTTG AATCTACCCTGTGAATTTGTAAGGGAGTGTCTTCCCCGTGCCCACAGGAAGTTAAAGCTCTGGAATCCGCAAGGAAAGTCTTGGGATGTTAACTATGTCTACTACAGCGAACGCTGTGTTGGCGGTTTGAGTGGTGGCTGGGGCAAGTTTTCTCTAGACAATAATCTGGAGAAGTTCGACGTGTGCGTCTTTGAGCTCTTCTCGAAGGACAACATAAAAGTACACATCTACAGAGTCGTCCCAGAAATAACCCCATTCCTCCCTGGTCCTGGCAAGAAATAA